From a single Nicotiana tomentosiformis chromosome 2, ASM39032v3, whole genome shotgun sequence genomic region:
- the LOC138905222 gene encoding uncharacterized protein produces the protein MADHQAQAAAMRNLERQMGQLASAQNTRPVGALPCDTEANPKASINVVSLRNGRQLEEVSSKKRKQVTFHEKPTTVEAESEKAKESEKPVEEAVAKQPPSLVVQINIPLVDILQKVPKYAKYIKDIVANKRRLTEFDTVALTEGCSSRIQSKLPQKLKDPDFIILDYEPDQEVPFILGCPFLATGRAIIDVCEGNMTMRVGNQVEVFNVYKALRFPAHYEELSIISVVESDMTPLVSYMRSIDPLERALIGMKKTVKMR, from the exons ATGGCTGACCACCAGGCCCAAGCAGCAGCAATGAGAAATTTGGAGCGACAAATGGGGCAACTTGCTAGTGCCCAAAATACTCGACCAGTTGGAGCTCTTCCATGTGACACTGAGGCTAATCCTAAGGCATCTATTAATGTTGTGTCATTGAGGAATGGGAGACAGTTAGAAGAAGTGTCGTCGAAAAAGAGAAAGCAAGTGACCTTTCATGAGAAACCAACCACCGTAGAAGCAGAATCAGAAAAGGCAAAGGAGTCAGAGAAGCCAGTTGAAGAGGCGGTTGCCAAGCAACCCCCATCATTAGTT GTGCAAATCAATATTCCACTGGTAGACATCCTTCAAAAAGTGCCCAAATATGCCAAATACATCAAGGACATAGTGGCGAATAAGAGAAGGTTGACAGAGTTCGATACTGTGGCACTCACTGAAGGATGTAGCTCTAGAATTCAAAGCAAGCTACCTCAGAAATTGAAGGATCCag ATTTTATTATCTTGGACTATGAGCCTGATCAGGAAGTCCCATTTATTTTGGGGTGTCCATTCCTAGCCACGGGTCGAGCTATTATTGATGTATGTGAAGGAAATATGACGATGAGAGTGGGCAACCAAGTGGAGGTATTCAATGTGTATAAAGCACTCAGATTTCCAGCCCACTATGAAGAGTTATCCATTATTTCTGTGGTGGAAAGTGATATGACGCCATTGGTGTCTTATATGAGATCCATAGATCCTCTTGAACGAGCCTTGATTGGGATGAAGAAGACAGTGAAGATGAGATGA